One genomic window of ANME-2 cluster archaeon includes the following:
- a CDS encoding FRG domain-containing protein: protein MTGIVYRDVFEVIKCIQHKFENIERSLNTSPTWRGEFYRDLLFHKTEKFCPTTMPDGTTCLVPDNQRMFLYRGQTEDHPQCIPRLYRKNPSEIEIFLARLHTVEFEMVFRHHPAVQELIKDGLYVNFPGLAQHYGIKTELLDLTSDYCTAAFFAVCKYNESDDSYQPISNSNDKSGVMYESPFLDLYTPTISEHKLDVVGLQPFPRPGLQKAYSYKLSKNEHFPAHKMQFKHSEVASKRIFEMFENGKRIIPKDPIHTKASEIIKGLKFSSTAFQEVLNRYPFNKDKSFYLNELEHKEIHIVNWQPHNFSTKQTKLFKKQWYRENKEKFYQQISPPRMTF from the coding sequence AAGTAATAAAATGCATCCAACACAAATTTGAAAATATTGAGAGGAGTTTGAACACCAGCCCTACGTGGAGAGGAGAGTTCTACAGAGATTTGCTTTTTCATAAGACAGAAAAATTCTGTCCCACAACGATGCCAGACGGAACAACATGTCTTGTTCCAGATAATCAGCGAATGTTTTTATATAGAGGTCAAACTGAAGATCATCCACAGTGCATCCCTCGACTCTATCGAAAGAATCCGAGTGAAATAGAGATATTTCTTGCTCGTTTGCATACTGTAGAATTTGAGATGGTATTCAGACATCATCCAGCAGTTCAAGAGCTTATTAAAGACGGTTTGTATGTAAATTTTCCAGGCCTTGCTCAGCATTATGGCATAAAAACGGAATTACTTGATTTAACTAGTGATTATTGTACTGCTGCCTTCTTTGCTGTTTGCAAATATAATGAATCTGATGATTCATATCAGCCAATTTCTAATTCAAATGACAAATCTGGCGTCATGTATGAATCTCCGTTTTTAGATCTTTATACACCCACAATAAGTGAACACAAACTTGATGTTGTTGGATTGCAGCCTTTTCCGAGACCAGGTTTACAAAAAGCATATTCTTACAAATTAAGTAAAAATGAGCATTTTCCCGCACATAAAATGCAATTCAAACATTCAGAAGTTGCTTCGAAGAGAATTTTTGAAATGTTTGAAAATGGAAAACGGATAATACCTAAAGACCCCATTCACACAAAAGCAAGCGAAATAATTAAAGGTCTTAAATTTTCCTCTACTGCATTTCAAGAAGTCCTTAATCGCTATCCGTTCAATAAGGATAAATCGTTTTACCTTAATGAACTGGAACATAAAGAGATTCATATTGTGAATTGGCAACCCCACAACTTTTCAACAAAACAGACCAAGTTGTTTAAAAAACAATGGTATCGTGAAAACAAAGAGAAATTCTATCAACAAATCAGTCCACCTCGAATGACATTTTAA
- a CDS encoding winged helix-turn-helix transcriptional regulator codes for MKIIETFAENYNDKLYAADIVRMTDVHKATVHSHLNKLLDEGLIEKIEKIGNIQFYQLNLDNPKAKIILMLESYIVSERLEKLAIENLEKEIEVSSLTLTTPELTASKSVTSDPVYNELSSHVDIYKKNESYSIITKLITLKNYMTNFSNINDISKTSKGTTYG; via the coding sequence ATGAAGATTATTGAAACTTTTGCGGAAAACTACAATGACAAATTGTATGCTGCTGATATTGTTCGAATGACAGATGTGCATAAAGCAACTGTTCATTCACATTTAAATAAATTACTGGATGAAGGTTTGATAGAAAAGATAGAAAAAATTGGAAATATACAGTTCTATCAACTTAATTTGGATAATCCAAAAGCAAAAATAATCTTAATGCTAGAAAGTTATATTGTTTCAGAGCGTCTTGAAAAATTAGCTATAGAAAATCTTGAAAAAGAAATAGAAGTTTCAAGTTTAACGCTTACTACTCCTGAGTTAACTGCTTCTAAATCAGTTACTTCTGATCCAGTATATAATGAACTTTCTTCACATGTTGATATCTATAAGAAAAATGAATCCTACTCCATTATTACAAAACTTATTACATTAAAAAATTATATGACTAATTTTTCTAACATAAACGATATATCAAAAACATCAAAGGGGACCACTTATGGCTAA
- a CDS encoding DUF3467 domain-containing protein, with protein MAKENQKDIPVKKIDVNEPKIRYDYTFYSNVARATTSEVDAYIDFMQFPPVENITPAVRIYLSQAHLKQLFDVLSKMPGFLEKEDEE; from the coding sequence ATGGCTAAAGAGAATCAAAAAGATATTCCAGTAAAAAAAATTGATGTGAATGAACCAAAGATACGATATGATTATACATTTTATTCTAATGTTGCTCGAGCTACCACAAGCGAGGTAGATGCTTACATTGATTTTATGCAGTTTCCACCAGTAGAAAATATAACACCTGCAGTAAGAATATATTTATCACAAGCTCATCTCAAGCAACTATTTGATGTGTTAAGTAAAATGCCTGGGTTTTTAGAAAAAGAGGATGAAGAGTAA
- a CDS encoding DUF166 domain-containing protein: MLSIGIITRGKYGRRLLDTITRRTEFTVSSADIPPTLPDFIDDPAPFVDNLDLDPGVLSSDLLITYSLNPDITPEIVERAASAGAKAVIIPGGWAMAGDPEQMKEISAQYGTRILVEDICCDIGGDTYSPDPTINEFASVLGRPKLEVQVGDGKISNVKVICGAPCGSTWWMAEHLKGVPVSEAPAWAGLLVQQYPCRAVRGMTGGIHHSAELHKRAMEAAIKKYYGDND, from the coding sequence ATGCTCTCGATAGGAATCATTACCCGCGGCAAGTACGGCAGGCGGCTGCTGGACACTATCACCCGCCGCACAGAATTCACTGTCTCATCCGCAGACATACCCCCCACCCTGCCCGACTTCATCGACGACCCCGCACCCTTCGTGGACAACCTTGACCTTGACCCCGGAGTCCTGTCCTCAGACCTTCTCATAACCTACAGCCTGAATCCCGACATCACACCCGAGATCGTCGAACGTGCAGCCAGTGCGGGAGCAAAGGCCGTCATCATACCAGGAGGCTGGGCCATGGCAGGTGACCCTGAGCAAATGAAGGAGATATCTGCACAGTACGGCACCAGGATACTGGTAGAGGATATCTGCTGCGATATAGGTGGTGATACCTACTCTCCCGACCCCACCATCAACGAATTTGCATCCGTGCTGGGCCGCCCCAAGTTAGAAGTGCAGGTGGGGGACGGGAAAATAAGCAATGTAAAAGTGATCTGCGGTGCTCCATGCGGTTCAACATGGTGGATGGCAGAACATTTAAAAGGCGTCCCAGTCTCAGAAGCACCCGCCTGGGCCGGTTTGCTGGTGCAGCAGTACCCCTGCCGGGCTGTCCGGGGAATGACCGGGGGGATACACCACTCAGCAGAACTGCACAAACGTGCAATGGAAGCAGCAATAAAGAAGTACTATGGCGATAATGATTAG
- a CDS encoding NADP-dependent malic enzyme, which translates to MGENDSIYEESLKVHELHRGVLEVASKVSLDDMHDLSIDYTPGVAEPCRVIQADPDEVYKYTSKGNFVAVVTDGSAVLGLGDIGASAAMPVMEGKAILFKQLGGIDAFPICLDTKDTEEIIKTVKHIAPTFGGINLEDISAPRCFEIEERLRQELDIPVFHDDQHGTAVVVYAGLINALKIVDKDISNIRVVINGAGAAGAAIALTLIRAGVRDLVICDSRGILGQSRREGMNSMKFMLAGLTNIRGLMGGLKIAMQGSDVFIGVSVGGIVSKDMVHSMAADPIVFAMANPVPEIMPEDAMDAGARVMATGRSDYPNQVNNVLGFPGIFRGALDTRATDINIEMKMAAARALAGIIEDEKLDDKHILPGPLDKRVVPVIAAAVAEASVRSGAARVTPHPDEVAKHAREMVQYSKLHKI; encoded by the coding sequence ATGGGAGAAAATGATTCGATATATGAAGAATCTTTAAAAGTACACGAACTGCATCGCGGTGTGCTTGAAGTAGCCAGTAAAGTGTCACTGGATGATATGCATGACCTGAGCATTGACTATACTCCAGGCGTAGCTGAACCCTGCAGGGTCATCCAGGCAGACCCGGATGAGGTTTATAAATATACCAGTAAAGGCAATTTTGTTGCAGTGGTCACAGACGGCTCTGCTGTACTGGGGCTGGGAGATATCGGGGCTTCTGCCGCCATGCCTGTAATGGAGGGTAAAGCAATATTGTTCAAACAACTGGGCGGCATTGATGCTTTTCCAATATGCCTGGATACGAAAGATACCGAAGAGATCATAAAGACCGTAAAGCACATAGCACCAACCTTTGGGGGCATCAACCTGGAGGACATTAGTGCACCCCGTTGTTTCGAGATCGAAGAGAGGCTACGGCAGGAACTGGATATACCAGTGTTCCATGACGACCAGCATGGCACTGCAGTTGTGGTATATGCCGGACTGATCAATGCACTGAAAATTGTGGATAAAGATATCAGTAATATCAGGGTAGTAATAAACGGTGCCGGTGCTGCCGGTGCTGCAATTGCGCTTACTCTTATACGAGCGGGTGTACGTGACCTGGTGATATGTGACAGCCGGGGCATACTCGGCCAGTCACGCAGGGAAGGTATGAACTCCATGAAGTTCATGCTTGCTGGCCTGACCAATATCAGGGGTTTGATGGGCGGGCTTAAAATCGCTATGCAAGGATCCGACGTGTTCATCGGTGTATCTGTAGGTGGAATTGTTTCTAAGGATATGGTGCACAGTATGGCTGCAGACCCCATAGTGTTTGCAATGGCAAACCCAGTTCCTGAGATCATGCCAGAGGATGCAATGGATGCCGGTGCCAGGGTGATGGCCACAGGCCGCTCCGATTATCCCAACCAGGTGAACAACGTGCTGGGGTTCCCTGGCATCTTCAGGGGTGCGCTGGATACAAGGGCAACAGATATCAATATCGAGATGAAGATGGCTGCTGCCAGGGCACTGGCAGGTATCATTGAAGATGAAAAACTGGATGATAAGCACATCCTGCCCGGACCGCTTGATAAACGAGTAGTACCTGTTATTGCGGCGGCAGTGGCTGAGGCATCAGTGCGAAGCGGGGCTGCAAGAGTTACACCACATCCAGACGAAGTGGCCAAGCATGCCAGGGAAATGGTGCAGTACAGTAAATTGCACAAAATATAA
- the mdh gene encoding malate dehydrogenase — protein MTKITVVGAGFVGATTVQRIAEKELGDVMMTDIIDGMPQGKALDLMESAPIVGFDVNVVGTNDYKDMQDSDIVVITAGIARKPGMSRDDLIKTNSKIVSEVSENIQKYAPDSIVIVVTNPLDIMTHVALMKTGFHPGRVIGMSGVLDSARFATFVSMELGCSTRDVDAMVLGGHGDLMVPLPRHTTVSGIPITELMDEAAIDRLVQRTINGGAEIVELLKTGSAFYAPSAAITLMVESIVRDQKRILPVAAYMYGQYGYEEIYLGVPVKLGRMGVEAVIELDLTEPEQEMLARSAEAVKEAISTLDL, from the coding sequence TTGACAAAAATTACAGTCGTAGGTGCCGGATTTGTGGGTGCCACCACAGTCCAGCGTATCGCAGAGAAGGAACTGGGCGATGTGATGATGACAGACATTATAGATGGCATGCCCCAGGGTAAGGCACTGGACCTGATGGAATCAGCACCAATTGTTGGTTTTGATGTGAATGTGGTAGGGACCAATGATTACAAGGACATGCAGGATTCTGACATTGTTGTAATAACAGCCGGAATTGCCAGAAAGCCGGGAATGAGCAGGGATGATCTTATAAAAACCAACAGTAAAATAGTAAGCGAGGTCAGTGAGAACATCCAGAAATATGCACCCGACTCCATTGTTATTGTAGTAACCAATCCTCTCGATATAATGACCCATGTAGCCCTCATGAAGACGGGTTTCCATCCCGGCAGAGTGATCGGCATGAGCGGGGTACTGGATTCTGCCAGGTTCGCTACCTTTGTGTCTATGGAACTGGGCTGTTCTACCAGAGACGTTGATGCCATGGTACTTGGCGGACACGGGGACTTAATGGTACCGCTGCCCAGGCACACTACAGTGTCAGGTATACCAATCACTGAACTTATGGACGAAGCTGCCATTGACAGGCTGGTGCAGCGTACAATCAACGGTGGTGCCGAGATCGTAGAACTGCTAAAGACCGGCAGTGCATTCTATGCGCCCTCTGCAGCCATCACTTTAATGGTGGAATCCATTGTACGGGACCAGAAACGCATCCTGCCTGTCGCAGCCTATATGTACGGGCAGTACGGCTATGAGGAAATATACCTGGGCGTGCCTGTGAAACTGGGACGGATGGGTGTGGAAGCGGTAATAGAATTAGACCTTACTGAACCTGAACAGGAGATGCTTGCCCGGTCGGCAGAGGCTGTGAAAGAAGCTATTTCAACACTGGATTTATGA
- a CDS encoding fumarate hydratase: MTKHQLAEENTNKHHLTEQHKTGQDVPHHLTTPLTRDDIMELQAGDIVYLSGTIYTARDEAHLRILELTNEGKPLPFDLDGAALYHCGPLMQKDKDGWRTVAAGPTTSARMTDMTPQVLDNYNVRAIIGKGGMKNIAPVLEDRCVYLAYTGGCAALAVDMIKDVRDVHWLDLGMPEAVWVLEVENFGPLVLGVDAKGRDLYEEVLGLALK; encoded by the coding sequence ATAACCAAGCACCAACTAGCCGAGGAGAACACGAACAAGCATCACCTGACTGAACAGCATAAGACCGGGCAGGACGTGCCCCATCACCTGACCACACCCCTTACCCGGGATGATATTATGGAATTGCAGGCAGGGGACATAGTTTACCTATCAGGCACCATATATACGGCAAGGGATGAAGCACACTTAAGGATTCTGGAACTGACTAACGAGGGTAAGCCGCTGCCATTTGACCTGGACGGTGCTGCCCTTTATCACTGCGGGCCGCTGATGCAGAAAGACAAAGATGGCTGGAGGACAGTTGCAGCAGGACCTACTACCAGTGCCAGGATGACTGACATGACGCCCCAGGTGCTTGACAATTACAATGTCAGGGCCATCATTGGTAAAGGTGGCATGAAAAACATTGCACCAGTCCTGGAGGACAGGTGCGTGTACCTGGCATATACGGGTGGATGTGCGGCTCTGGCTGTGGATATGATAAAGGATGTCAGGGACGTGCACTGGCTGGATCTGGGGATGCCGGAGGCTGTGTGGGTGCTGGAGGTTGAGAACTTCGGGCCGCTGGTTCTGGGAGTGGATGCAAAGGGCAGGGACCTCTATGAAGAGGTACTTGGATTGGCTTTGAAATGA
- a CDS encoding benzoate-CoA ligase family protein, with protein MSIDLDNLPEQLNAASIFIDENIRDKRGDNIAIYYGDEILTYHDVFNKVNKTGNALKNLGVNVEERVMLLLFDSPEFVATFFGAMKIGAVPIPINTMLNSKDFQYYLNDSGAKTLIVQSTLLKEIENIKDDLKYLKNIIVVGSEETKYQSFDDFIKNESSDLEAAETNKDDAAFWLYSSGSTGSPKGVVHLHHDMFYSSDLYAKNVLGITEKDITYSVAKLFFAYGLGNSLYFPFRVGASVVLFPDKPDPDTVFHIIEKYKPSLFYGVPTLYTKMIQSMENMDKKPNMDSLRLCISAGEQLPEEIYHKWKNHTSLEVLDGIGSTEALHIFISNFKENVKPGSSGQIVPGYEAKIVDENEINVETGEIGNLLIKGDSNAPYYWRNHVKTKETMIGEWLHTGDKYYMDSDGYFWHCGRSDDMLKVNGMWVSPIEIENILMSHEAVLECAVVGNFGEDKLVKPKAFVVLKEGFSEAEELKDELKKHVIDRTTPFKYPRWIEFIDSLPRTATGKVQRFKLRC; from the coding sequence ATGTCCATTGACCTTGATAATCTACCAGAACAATTAAATGCTGCTAGCATATTTATCGATGAGAACATTCGGGATAAAAGAGGGGATAATATTGCGATATACTATGGTGATGAAATACTGACTTATCATGATGTTTTTAATAAGGTAAATAAAACAGGTAATGCCCTGAAGAATTTGGGAGTAAATGTAGAAGAAAGAGTAATGCTACTATTATTCGACTCACCTGAGTTTGTTGCCACTTTTTTCGGAGCAATGAAAATTGGTGCGGTTCCGATTCCCATCAATACAATGCTGAATTCGAAAGATTTTCAATATTACTTAAATGATAGCGGCGCTAAGACATTAATTGTTCAAAGCACACTGTTAAAAGAAATAGAAAACATCAAGGATGATTTAAAATATCTAAAAAATATTATCGTTGTCGGAAGTGAAGAAACTAAGTATCAATCGTTTGATGATTTTATAAAAAATGAATCCAGTGATCTGGAAGCAGCAGAGACTAACAAAGATGATGCCGCATTCTGGTTGTATAGTTCAGGGAGTACTGGATCTCCAAAAGGAGTCGTGCACTTGCACCATGATATGTTCTATTCCAGTGATCTCTATGCAAAAAATGTTCTTGGAATTACTGAGAAAGATATTACATACTCAGTAGCAAAACTCTTTTTTGCATACGGACTTGGAAATAGCCTTTATTTTCCATTCAGGGTTGGAGCTTCAGTAGTCTTATTTCCAGATAAACCTGATCCAGATACGGTTTTCCATATAATTGAAAAATATAAACCTTCCCTTTTTTATGGCGTTCCAACACTATATACAAAAATGATTCAAAGCATGGAAAATATGGATAAGAAACCAAATATGGATTCACTTCGCCTGTGTATTTCAGCAGGAGAACAGTTGCCTGAAGAAATATACCACAAGTGGAAAAATCACACCAGTCTGGAAGTACTGGATGGAATTGGCTCCACAGAAGCTTTGCATATCTTTATCTCGAATTTTAAAGAGAACGTTAAACCTGGAAGTAGCGGTCAAATAGTTCCAGGGTATGAGGCTAAAATTGTAGATGAGAATGAAATAAATGTTGAAACAGGTGAAATTGGCAATTTATTGATAAAAGGAGACAGTAACGCACCCTATTATTGGAGAAATCATGTAAAAACTAAAGAAACAATGATTGGGGAATGGCTTCATACTGGAGATAAATATTATATGGATTCAGATGGATATTTTTGGCATTGTGGAAGATCTGATGATATGCTGAAAGTGAATGGAATGTGGGTATCTCCAATAGAAATTGAAAATATTTTGATGTCTCATGAGGCGGTTTTAGAGTGTGCGGTGGTAGGTAACTTTGGTGAGGATAAACTTGTTAAGCCCAAGGCTTTTGTAGTATTGAAGGAAGGCTTCAGTGAAGCTGAAGAACTTAAAGATGAATTGAAAAAACATGTTATTGATAGGACAACGCCTTTTAAATATCCAAGGTGGATAGAGTTTATTGATAGTCTGCCAAGAACAGCAACTGGAAAAGTACAGAGGTTTAAATTGAGATGTTGA
- a CDS encoding hydroxymethylglutaryl-CoA reductase, producing MDKIPRSITDNYSGEIVEERINWLKKKTELELSCITEYSMSPQDTRGNIENFIGIAQVPVGLAGPIKINGDHAKDHFFIPLATTEGALVASYNRGMKIISESGGANPRLLNDETYIGVIIDFNDLSEVIEFFNWIDDNFNKLKKVAESTTKHGKLRHIENFVQGKRALLNFYYTTGDASGLNMITVATKAVIDIIMKKTKAQKYILPVTFNDKKSTSMNVIKGRGKKVSADVVIPRKMVEKALRTTPEEMSHSCYSNYLMAGATIGTLTYNHHFSNGLAALFIACGQDVAYVAESSVGSTIMDTTGDGDLYVSVNLPDLIIATVGGGTGLGTSKEYLELIGCYGTGKVNKFAEIIAAVLLSGEISIWGSIVSGEFTQAHDRYGRNR from the coding sequence ATGGATAAGATCCCCCGTTCAATCACTGATAATTACTCTGGGGAAATTGTCGAAGAAAGGATTAACTGGCTAAAGAAAAAGACGGAACTTGAACTTTCATGCATAACAGAATATTCTATGTCTCCACAGGATACAAGAGGTAATATTGAAAATTTTATTGGGATTGCACAGGTTCCGGTAGGCTTAGCCGGTCCCATTAAAATAAACGGAGACCATGCAAAAGATCATTTTTTTATTCCATTAGCTACAACAGAAGGTGCGCTGGTCGCAAGTTATAATAGAGGTATGAAAATCATTTCTGAGTCAGGAGGTGCAAATCCCAGACTTTTGAATGATGAAACATATATTGGAGTGATCATTGATTTTAATGACCTTTCCGAAGTTATTGAATTTTTTAACTGGATTGATGACAATTTCAATAAATTGAAAAAAGTCGCAGAATCTACCACAAAACATGGAAAACTGCGACATATTGAAAATTTTGTCCAGGGAAAACGTGCATTGTTAAATTTCTATTATACAACCGGGGATGCAAGTGGTTTAAATATGATTACAGTTGCAACAAAAGCTGTAATAGATATCATTATGAAAAAGACAAAAGCCCAAAAATACATCCTGCCTGTTACTTTTAATGATAAAAAATCCACGTCAATGAATGTCATAAAAGGCAGAGGAAAAAAAGTCTCAGCAGATGTAGTAATCCCAAGAAAGATGGTAGAAAAAGCATTACGAACGACTCCGGAAGAGATGTCTCATAGTTGCTACTCCAATTATCTTATGGCAGGTGCAACCATTGGAACTTTAACATATAACCATCATTTTTCGAACGGGCTTGCAGCCCTTTTTATTGCATGTGGTCAGGATGTGGCTTATGTTGCCGAATCATCAGTTGGTTCCACAATAATGGACACAACAGGAGACGGGGACCTTTATGTAAGTGTCAATTTACCTGATCTGATAATAGCTACTGTGGGGGGAGGCACTGGTCTTGGAACCTCAAAAGAATATCTGGAATTGATTGGATGTTATGGAACCGGAAAAGTTAATAAATTTGCAGAGATAATTGCGGCAGTTTTATTGTCAGGTGAAATTTCCATATGGGGTTCAATAGTCTCAGGAGAATTTACACAGGCACATGACAGATATGGAAGAAATAGGTAG
- a CDS encoding TIGR04255 family protein, which yields MNSTDEIFTNPPLHEVAFEVRFPHLFYLNQRIGEFQLEIMDDFPKSSQIFEQAFAIDEKGVTVKDNENPIPSWHFENESGKTKITVHSNKLNIISNEYKSYNHPSEKKFRDIIEQIVTLFIKQVPIKNFTRLGIRYIDYCPLEKLENEYFKNFYTPLFDIDRYKLEDILENRMLFRVRKNDYQLLLQSAIREIDDSYKYIIDFDGYAINVEASNFINVTDDLKRLIKKEFLSNITENFKEYMRRTNE from the coding sequence ATGAATTCTACAGATGAGATATTTACTAATCCACCACTTCACGAAGTAGCTTTTGAAGTTCGATTTCCACATTTATTTTACCTGAATCAAAGAATTGGAGAATTTCAATTAGAAATAATGGATGATTTTCCTAAATCTTCACAAATTTTTGAACAAGCATTTGCCATTGATGAGAAGGGGGTTACAGTTAAAGATAATGAAAACCCAATACCAAGTTGGCATTTTGAAAATGAGTCAGGGAAAACTAAAATTACTGTTCATTCAAATAAATTAAATATCATTTCCAATGAATATAAATCATATAATCATCCTTCTGAAAAAAAATTTAGGGATATTATAGAACAAATAGTTACACTTTTTATTAAACAGGTTCCTATTAAAAATTTTACGAGACTTGGTATAAGATATATAGATTATTGCCCATTGGAAAAATTAGAAAATGAATACTTTAAAAATTTTTACACACCTCTTTTTGACATTGACAGATATAAATTGGAAGATATTCTAGAAAATAGAATGTTATTTAGAGTAAGAAAAAATGATTATCAGCTCTTACTTCAATCTGCTATTAGGGAAATTGATGACTCTTACAAATATATTATAGATTTTGATGGTTATGCCATCAATGTTGAAGCGAGTAATTTCATAAATGTTACTGATGATTTAAAACGTCTAATAAAAAAGGAATTTCTTTCTAATATTACTGAGAACTTTAAAGAATATATGAGAAGGACAAATGAATAA
- a CDS encoding type IV pilin: MTYKSISNDSGMSEVIGVILITAIVVAASAIAYTVVNVYELKQPVIANIDIKSVDLSNNQEVVLVHRGGNSFDVTEISIFISVNGETLDNNLEDLPVVGSTTGFYGALGGVLHKLSGATANYDYDNIWDPGDLGDFNIAKTTNRELNSGDLLKVTIYHRPSGAIISSPEHRV; this comes from the coding sequence ATGACTTACAAGAGTATTAGCAATGACAGTGGAATGTCGGAAGTAATAGGAGTTATCCTGATCACGGCAATAGTAGTGGCGGCTTCAGCCATTGCTTATACTGTGGTCAATGTCTACGAGCTCAAGCAACCGGTGATCGCGAATATTGATATCAAGAGTGTGGATCTGTCCAACAATCAGGAAGTGGTGCTGGTGCACAGGGGCGGTAATTCTTTTGATGTAACAGAGATCAGTATTTTTATTAGTGTAAACGGGGAAACGCTGGATAATAATCTGGAGGACCTTCCTGTGGTGGGGAGCACAACTGGTTTCTATGGCGCTCTTGGCGGAGTGCTTCATAAATTATCAGGGGCCACGGCAAATTATGATTATGATAACATATGGGACCCGGGTGACCTGGGCGATTTCAACATTGCAAAGACCACAAATCGGGAACTAAACTCCGGCGACCTCCTCAAGGTTACCATCTATCACCGCCCCTCGGGAGCGATAATTTCATCACCTGAGCATCGGGTTTGA
- a CDS encoding LTA synthase family protein — translation MKMISGSGICRYGLLAFFILWVSFSISLTGAQTTIEVGETNPPQNIVLLIVDGMGSAYVTPGSTPLALNGDPVDSADVPFFKNMISDGILLPQIIVPTPSTGPAHSVIITGFSGAEQEMVELDDATIYDVLKNEGFLCIAIMHMGDFSGMCNEQNIILYSPSNSISTPYLHVQVNDATVPEDIVRELEFQKQELPGYLEGTDGLDSYIAYSDWELDASRDIVTLMARQHPDMKYILTINVGVVDSAGHYNGVDGYIGSIEGVDSKLEPLYSAARDSNTALIITADHGMAFKTPESSRGGHASEDYYSSEAVTVPLLIISPNVAPGMDQGRYGQEDLAPTLLSILDIPAQLRYSDGEAIPVKDYADLRVSVNSESDVEVIQGSEVVSGGSGDIMYIFTGLKPKTNYIVRVFNGKDILEQSVHLDVDRLMRFDTVVSNGDTIVWDGRTTRRSVASVMIFIVIIGGLLLINRIRD, via the coding sequence ATGAAAATGATATCAGGGTCAGGAATATGTCGGTACGGGCTGTTAGCATTTTTTATTCTCTGGGTATCATTTTCCATATCCTTAACTGGGGCCCAGACCACTATCGAGGTGGGGGAGACCAACCCGCCGCAGAATATTGTCCTGCTGATCGTTGATGGTATGGGGTCAGCGTATGTTACTCCGGGAAGTACCCCGCTGGCACTCAATGGTGATCCGGTAGATTCCGCTGATGTGCCTTTTTTTAAGAATATGATCAGTGACGGAATACTACTGCCCCAGATCATAGTCCCGACTCCCAGTACCGGACCTGCCCATTCAGTTATCATCACAGGTTTTTCCGGGGCAGAACAGGAAATGGTAGAACTTGATGATGCTACCATCTACGATGTGCTCAAAAACGAAGGCTTCCTTTGTATTGCCATCATGCACATGGGTGATTTTTCCGGAATGTGTAATGAACAGAATATTATCCTCTACAGCCCATCCAATTCAATATCAACTCCATATCTACATGTGCAGGTAAATGATGCGACCGTACCCGAGGATATTGTCAGGGAACTTGAATTCCAGAAACAGGAACTGCCTGGATATTTAGAAGGGACTGATGGGCTGGATAGCTATATTGCATATTCGGACTGGGAACTGGATGCTTCAAGGGATATTGTAACACTTATGGCCCGGCAGCATCCTGATATGAAGTATATCCTTACCATTAATGTGGGGGTGGTGGACAGCGCCGGGCACTACAATGGTGTGGATGGGTATATTGGCTCTATTGAGGGTGTGGATAGCAAGTTGGAACCTTTGTATAGTGCTGCCCGGGATAGTAATACTGCACTAATTATCACTGCCGACCATGGTATGGCTTTCAAGACTCCGGAATCGTCCAGGGGTGGACATGCGTCAGAGGATTACTATTCAAGTGAAGCTGTTACTGTACCGCTATTGATCATCTCTCCCAATGTGGCTCCTGGTATGGATCAGGGAAGGTACGGCCAGGAGGATCTGGCACCGACCTTGCTTTCCATTCTAGATATACCTGCTCAACTGAGATATTCTGACGGGGAGGCAATTCCGGTTAAGGATTATGCTGATTTGCGGGTCAGTGTTAACAGTGAATCTGATGTGGAGGTGATCCAGGGTTCTGAAGTGGTGTCTGGTGGGTCCGGGGATATCATGTATATTTTTACCGGATTAAAACCAAAAACCAATTATATTGTCAGGGTTTTTAACGGGAAGGATATACTGGAACAGTCAGTGCATCTGGACGTGGACCGCCTGATGAGGTTTGATACGGTGGTTTCCAATGGTGATACAATAGTGTGGGATGGCAGGACAACGAGGAGGTCTGTTGCTTCAGTCATGATATTTATTGTTATTATTGGGGGATTGCTGTTGATCAACAGGATCAGGGATTAG